The Streptomyces achromogenes genome window below encodes:
- a CDS encoding acyl-CoA thioesterase has translation MSDLWNDLLGCLDLAPCGPDTWEGRSQQLEYRRLFGGQLLAQFAGAAQLAAPGKGLKSLHTQFLREGRTGESVRYQTEVPQQGRTFATVRLTAHQERGVVAVANASLHVWEEGPDRQVATPVPTLPGPERAVALGLLPWESRAAADLDTAKSEPSEYELWTLIPDAHRALAPGLLAYATDLTPIGTALRPVEGVTQADAGRAFTSAVTAHTVWFHRPFTTGNWLLLRQHSPLAAHGRCFGRGDVLTADGTLLASYAQEALLRFTA, from the coding sequence GTGTCCGACCTGTGGAACGACCTGCTCGGCTGTCTCGACCTCGCTCCCTGCGGGCCTGACACCTGGGAGGGACGCTCGCAACAACTGGAGTACCGGCGGCTGTTCGGCGGACAGTTGCTCGCCCAGTTCGCAGGGGCGGCACAGCTCGCCGCGCCGGGCAAGGGGCTGAAGTCGCTCCACACGCAGTTCCTGCGGGAAGGGCGCACGGGTGAATCGGTGCGTTACCAGACCGAGGTGCCGCAGCAGGGGCGGACCTTCGCGACCGTACGGCTGACCGCCCACCAGGAGCGGGGAGTCGTCGCGGTGGCGAACGCGAGCCTGCACGTGTGGGAGGAGGGGCCCGACCGGCAGGTGGCAACCCCCGTGCCGACGCTGCCCGGGCCCGAACGCGCCGTCGCGCTGGGCTTGCTGCCCTGGGAGTCGAGGGCGGCGGCCGATCTCGACACCGCGAAGTCGGAGCCATCCGAGTACGAGCTGTGGACCCTCATCCCGGACGCTCACCGGGCCCTCGCCCCCGGCCTCCTCGCCTACGCCACCGACCTCACGCCCATCGGCACCGCGCTGCGTCCCGTGGAGGGCGTGACGCAGGCGGACGCGGGCCGTGCGTTCACCTCGGCCGTCACCGCACACACCGTGTGGTTCCACCGGCCGTTCACCACCGGGAACTGGCTGCTGCTGCGCCAGCACAGCCCGCTCGCCGCGCACGGGCGGTGCTTCGGCCGCGGGGACGTCCTGACGGCGGACGGCACGCTGCTCGCGTCGTACGCGCAGGAGGCGTTGTTGCGGTTCACCGCGTGA
- a CDS encoding response regulator transcription factor, with the protein MTIRVLLADDQALLRGTFRLLISAQPDMEVVAEASDGREAARLARSERADVVVMDIRMPEVDGIEATRLIAQDEDLAGVKVLVLTTFEEDDLVIEALRAGASGFLGKGVEPAQLLDAVRLVAGGEALLSPAATKGLISRVLSQPSPGDLVDPRRLAMLTPREREVLALVGTGLANDEIAERLFVTPVTVKTHANRAMAKLGARDRAQLVVIAYETGLVRAGERQG; encoded by the coding sequence ATGACCATTCGCGTCCTGCTCGCCGACGACCAGGCTCTGCTCCGCGGCACCTTCCGGCTGCTCATCAGCGCACAACCGGACATGGAGGTCGTCGCGGAGGCCTCCGACGGGCGGGAGGCAGCCCGACTGGCCCGGTCCGAGCGCGCCGACGTGGTGGTGATGGACATCCGGATGCCCGAGGTCGACGGCATCGAGGCAACCCGGCTGATCGCCCAGGACGAGGACCTGGCCGGGGTCAAGGTCCTCGTCCTCACCACCTTCGAGGAGGACGACCTGGTCATCGAGGCCCTCCGGGCAGGCGCGAGCGGATTCCTGGGCAAGGGAGTCGAACCGGCGCAACTGCTCGACGCCGTCCGCCTGGTGGCCGGCGGAGAGGCGCTTCTCTCCCCGGCAGCCACCAAGGGCCTGATCTCCCGGGTTCTCTCCCAGCCCTCACCCGGCGACCTCGTCGACCCCCGTCGCCTGGCCATGCTGACTCCCCGGGAGCGGGAGGTACTGGCACTGGTGGGCACCGGCCTGGCCAACGACGAGATCGCCGAACGCCTCTTCGTCACCCCGGTCACCGTCAAGACGCACGCCAACCGTGCCATGGCCAAGCTCGGCGCCCGCGACCGCGCCCAGCTCGTCGTCATCGCCTACGAGACCGGCCTGGTACGCGCGGGAGAACGACAGGGCTGA
- a CDS encoding acyl-CoA dehydrogenase family protein — protein sequence MDAAERALLEDALRKSLTTCGPEAEPGAALAELGWAEMLAEEPDTAIPLVFRLLGETGAQAPVLNDVVLLAAGRPLGGTPPLPYAGGAWVRWARGDRAPTGPLDPGLPLRHAEPGDLPAPAVAAGRRALGWWLLGAGRAMLALAREHVLDREQFGRPLASFQALRHRLAETYVALEAAEAVLVAAAAPETDRSAGENTEAPDSVDALDHTSALLAKAAAGRAALTAARHCQQALGGIGFTAEHALHRHVKRALVLDGLLGSTRELTREAGRLLLRETRAPRLIDL from the coding sequence GTGGACGCGGCTGAACGCGCACTGCTGGAAGATGCCCTGCGCAAGTCCCTGACGACTTGCGGGCCGGAAGCCGAACCGGGCGCCGCCCTGGCCGAGTTGGGCTGGGCGGAGATGCTCGCAGAGGAACCGGACACCGCGATCCCGCTGGTGTTCCGGCTGCTCGGGGAGACCGGCGCTCAGGCGCCGGTCCTCAACGACGTCGTCCTGCTGGCGGCGGGTCGCCCGCTCGGGGGTACGCCGCCGCTGCCGTACGCGGGCGGGGCCTGGGTGCGGTGGGCCCGGGGGGACCGTGCGCCGACCGGTCCGCTGGATCCCGGACTTCCGCTGCGCCACGCCGAACCCGGTGACCTTCCCGCACCTGCCGTGGCGGCGGGCCGCCGGGCTCTGGGCTGGTGGCTGCTGGGCGCCGGACGGGCCATGCTGGCGCTCGCCCGCGAACATGTGCTGGACCGCGAGCAGTTCGGCCGCCCCCTCGCTTCCTTCCAGGCGCTGCGGCACCGGCTGGCGGAGACGTACGTGGCGCTGGAGGCGGCGGAGGCGGTGCTGGTCGCGGCCGCGGCTCCGGAGACGGACCGCTCCGCCGGGGAGAACACCGAAGCGCCGGACAGCGTCGATGCCCTGGATCACACCAGCGCGCTGCTCGCCAAAGCCGCCGCCGGCCGGGCCGCGCTCACCGCTGCCCGCCACTGCCAGCAGGCGCTCGGCGGTATCGGCTTCACCGCCGAGCACGCCCTCCACCGGCACGTCAAACGTGCCCTGGTGCTCGACGGGCTGCTCGGCTCCACCCGTGAACTGACCCGCGAGGCCGGTCGGCTGCTGCTGCGTGAGACGCGCGCCCCTCGCCTCATCGACCTGTGA
- a CDS encoding acyl-CoA dehydrogenase family protein — translation MRVEEFRRALGAWLDRHDLSPDTDHALDAQVAQLARVRRELWAADWMRHGWPDAVGGLGGPSVLRAVLGEQVASRDLAEPGLWSMVEVLVPTLIDYAPPALAAEMVPRLLGGEEQWCQGFSEPDSGSDLASLSTRAVPRGDDWVVTGQKVWTSLAQYAARCVLLARTGGPGHGGISAFFVDMDSPGITVRPLRTMHGVDEFAEVFFDDVRVPAGRLLGSPGDGWRLAMDLLPHERSTCFWHRVAHLYSRLDRLLADGCEPDADALGAVWLDLHSVRCRSAATQRALADGGRLGPETSVDKILLAGAEQRLFDTARDLLPGSVELAPDGTWRTEYLYSRAATIYGGTAEIQRNIVARRLLDLGKE, via the coding sequence GTGAGGGTCGAGGAGTTCCGCCGGGCGCTGGGCGCCTGGCTGGACCGTCACGACCTGTCCCCCGATACGGACCACGCCCTGGACGCCCAGGTCGCGCAGCTGGCCCGCGTCCGGCGGGAGCTGTGGGCGGCGGACTGGATGCGGCACGGATGGCCGGACGCGGTCGGCGGACTCGGCGGCCCGAGCGTGCTGCGGGCGGTACTGGGCGAGCAGGTCGCCTCGCGGGACCTCGCCGAGCCCGGCCTGTGGTCGATGGTCGAGGTGCTGGTCCCCACACTGATCGACTACGCGCCGCCCGCGCTCGCCGCCGAGATGGTGCCCCGGCTGCTCGGCGGCGAGGAGCAGTGGTGCCAGGGCTTCTCCGAACCCGACTCGGGCAGCGACCTGGCGTCCCTGTCCACGCGTGCGGTCCCGCGGGGGGACGACTGGGTGGTGACGGGGCAGAAGGTGTGGACGAGCCTCGCCCAGTACGCGGCCCGCTGCGTCCTGCTCGCCCGGACGGGAGGGCCGGGGCACGGCGGCATCAGCGCCTTCTTCGTCGACATGGACTCCCCCGGCATCACCGTACGGCCGCTGCGCACGATGCACGGCGTGGACGAGTTCGCCGAGGTGTTCTTCGACGACGTGCGGGTCCCCGCGGGGCGGCTGCTGGGCTCCCCCGGCGACGGCTGGCGCCTCGCGATGGACCTGTTGCCGCACGAGCGGTCCACCTGCTTCTGGCACCGCGTGGCTCACCTCTACAGCCGCCTCGACCGGCTCCTGGCCGACGGCTGCGAGCCGGACGCGGACGCGCTGGGTGCGGTCTGGCTGGACCTGCACAGCGTGCGCTGCCGCTCGGCCGCCACACAACGGGCCCTGGCGGACGGCGGGCGGCTGGGCCCGGAGACCTCCGTGGACAAGATACTGCTGGCCGGTGCCGAGCAACGGCTCTTCGACACGGCGCGGGACCTGCTGCCGGGGTCGGTGGAGCTGGCGCCGGACGGGACGTGGCGCACCGAGTACCTCTACTCGAGGGCCGCGACCATCTACGGCGGCACCGCCGAGATCCAGCGCAACATCGTCGCCCGCCGTCTGCTGGACCTCGGGAAGGAGTGA
- a CDS encoding sensor histidine kinase, protein MELPMVWRQWLARHDRIKDALPAVPLIVIAAAATAAVGKGWQEPRWHEVVWTTLSCVPLAFRSRWPLGVALFTLAGDLTLMAVASHISPAPGASLIALYTLAFLSSRRTAWTVGVASAVAINGVYAATHSESLVAGASLLRLDFAIAATALGRTVRSRRENLAAARERVEHAERTREEEARRRVTEERVRIARDLHDVVAHHITLVNAQAGVAHHLMRANPDQAYEALAHIKDNSRAALDELRATVGLLRQPDDAPGSRAPIPRLADLDALVTGFEASGLSVSVTRTGGPSPLAPATDLTAYRIIQEALTNTHKHASTSSASVVLEYGVHSLRVTVTDDGRPGAPKGAGTGHGLIGMHERATAIGGTVTAGPRSEGGFQVVAELPVSLSPAPA, encoded by the coding sequence ATGGAACTGCCCATGGTGTGGCGACAGTGGCTGGCCCGTCATGACCGGATCAAAGACGCGCTGCCGGCGGTACCGCTGATCGTGATCGCCGCGGCGGCGACCGCCGCCGTCGGCAAGGGCTGGCAGGAGCCTCGTTGGCACGAGGTCGTGTGGACGACGCTGTCGTGCGTGCCGCTGGCCTTCCGAAGCCGCTGGCCCCTGGGCGTCGCCCTCTTCACCCTTGCGGGTGACCTCACGCTGATGGCCGTCGCCTCACACATCTCGCCGGCCCCGGGAGCAAGCCTGATCGCCCTGTACACCCTCGCCTTCCTCAGCAGCCGACGCACCGCGTGGACGGTCGGGGTGGCCTCGGCCGTGGCGATCAACGGTGTCTACGCCGCCACTCACTCCGAGTCCCTGGTGGCGGGGGCCAGTCTGTTGCGGTTGGACTTCGCGATCGCGGCCACCGCGCTCGGCCGCACCGTCCGCAGCCGCCGTGAGAACCTCGCGGCGGCCAGGGAACGCGTGGAACACGCCGAACGCACCCGGGAGGAAGAGGCCCGGCGCCGGGTCACCGAGGAACGCGTGCGTATCGCGCGCGATCTGCACGATGTCGTCGCCCACCACATCACCCTGGTCAACGCCCAGGCCGGTGTGGCGCACCATCTCATGCGCGCCAACCCCGACCAGGCCTACGAGGCGCTCGCCCACATCAAGGACAACAGCCGAGCCGCCCTCGACGAACTGCGTGCCACCGTCGGCCTGTTGCGCCAGCCCGACGACGCACCGGGCTCGCGGGCCCCCATCCCGCGCCTGGCCGATCTCGACGCCCTCGTCACCGGCTTCGAGGCGAGCGGCCTGTCCGTGTCGGTGACCCGCACGGGCGGCCCCTCGCCGCTGGCGCCCGCAACCGACCTGACCGCCTACCGCATCATCCAGGAAGCCCTCACCAACACCCACAAGCACGCGTCCACGTCCTCGGCCTCGGTGGTCCTGGAGTATGGCGTGCACTCACTCCGGGTCACGGTGACGGATGACGGACGCCCGGGCGCGCCGAAGGGCGCGGGCACCGGCCACGGACTGATCGGCATGCACGAGCGGGCCACCGCCATCGGCGGTACCGTCACCGCCGGCCCGCGTTCCGAAGGCGGCTTCCAGGTCGTAGCCGAGTTGCCGGTCTCGCTCTCTCCCGCACCTGCCTGA
- a CDS encoding nuclear transport factor 2 family protein codes for MSVTDDLVEIEQLLARYAVAMTRGDVDRVLAVFAPDGSYSAFGDTYPLDEFPALVSAAPKGLFLVGTPVIELDGDAATGTQPLCFVEHSTHELRIGYYNDTYVRTPDGWRLRTRAMTFIRRSGAHDSGRPHAFEGTRS; via the coding sequence TTGAGCGTCACCGACGACCTGGTGGAGATCGAACAGCTCCTCGCCCGTTACGCGGTCGCCATGACCCGCGGTGACGTGGACCGGGTGCTCGCCGTGTTCGCGCCGGACGGCAGCTACAGCGCCTTCGGCGACACCTACCCGCTCGACGAGTTTCCGGCACTCGTCTCCGCCGCCCCGAAGGGGCTGTTCCTCGTGGGCACGCCGGTGATCGAGCTGGACGGTGACGCGGCGACCGGCACTCAGCCGCTGTGCTTCGTCGAGCACTCCACGCACGAGTTGCGCATCGGCTACTACAACGATACCTACGTCCGCACCCCGGACGGCTGGCGGCTGCGCACCCGCGCCATGACCTTCATCCGCCGCAGCGGCGCCCACGACTCGGGCCGCCCGCACGCCTTCGAGGGCACCCGCTCGTGA
- a CDS encoding branched-chain amino acid ABC transporter permease, translating into MDQFLAFTVVGLSTAAVYAVIGTGLVVTHATTGVFNFAHGAAGMLSAFAYWQLAVGWGWPVPLALAFVLLVLAPAFGLFVERVLMRPVQALGEAERLVMTVALLTGCIALARWVWDPNTARPLTPFFAERPALRLGPAAVTWHQAITMAVALAIAAALWALLHRTRAGTEMRASVDDRALAGLTGADALRATRLAWVLGIQLAAVGGILIAPAVALDAQQLSLLIVSAYTAAVFGRLRSLPLTFLGALVVGLLEAYLAGYLPQNDYLPGLRLAAPALLLFLALLAFPHRRLRGRDRTPVRVPLPSARGSLLLVGLTVLFALVLVTVLAEDAVLSYGTLFPLGVIALSFVPLAGYTGQISLCQLSIAGIGAVVWGHLGAHGELWALPAAMLVTAAVGALIALPALRLSGIYLALGTAAFAVVLDRWIFTLPAFEVLGVRVIFFDQGSVTVTGPDLFGLHLTSPAQLLVFSAVCLALVSVGVATLRRGRFGRRLIALRDSEAAYATLGGRLLVTKTAVFALSAGIAGLGGALYGMQLQTVTADQFNLVAGLPIFLIAVIGGLGAVGTGLFTGIAFVLSAQLMSGLGSWVHDVTALLVALAGMGLAHNPSGVLARMRAEWAPLGRNRPLLSGLLGVLGVCWLLAALDVANGWLLLAIALVTALLLRVRAAAAQRPPTDIPPEWWGVRRPWRAEDGEVLSRATTVAG; encoded by the coding sequence ATGGATCAATTCCTGGCCTTCACGGTGGTCGGCCTGAGTACCGCCGCCGTCTACGCCGTGATCGGCACCGGTCTGGTGGTCACCCACGCCACCACCGGTGTGTTCAACTTCGCCCACGGCGCCGCCGGGATGCTGTCCGCCTTCGCCTACTGGCAGCTGGCCGTCGGCTGGGGCTGGCCGGTCCCGCTCGCCCTCGCCTTCGTCCTGCTCGTCCTGGCCCCCGCCTTCGGCCTGTTCGTGGAACGTGTGCTCATGCGGCCGGTGCAGGCGCTCGGCGAGGCCGAACGCCTCGTGATGACCGTCGCGCTGCTCACCGGGTGCATCGCGCTCGCCCGCTGGGTGTGGGACCCCAACACCGCGCGTCCGCTCACGCCGTTCTTCGCCGAACGGCCCGCACTGCGCCTCGGCCCGGCCGCCGTCACCTGGCACCAGGCGATCACCATGGCCGTCGCCCTGGCGATTGCCGCGGCCCTCTGGGCACTGCTGCACCGGACCCGCGCCGGCACGGAGATGCGCGCCTCCGTCGACGACCGGGCTCTCGCCGGCCTCACCGGCGCCGATGCGCTACGTGCCACCCGGCTCGCCTGGGTGCTCGGCATCCAGCTCGCCGCCGTCGGCGGCATCCTCATCGCGCCCGCCGTCGCGCTCGACGCCCAGCAGCTGTCGCTGCTCATCGTCAGCGCCTACACCGCCGCCGTCTTCGGCCGACTGCGCAGCCTGCCGCTCACCTTCCTCGGGGCCCTCGTCGTCGGCCTGCTGGAGGCCTATCTCGCCGGCTACCTGCCGCAGAACGACTACCTTCCGGGCCTGCGTCTGGCAGCCCCCGCGCTGCTGCTGTTCCTGGCCCTGCTCGCCTTCCCACACCGCAGACTGCGCGGCCGTGACCGCACCCCCGTACGGGTGCCGCTGCCGTCGGCACGCGGGAGCCTCCTCCTCGTGGGCTTGACCGTGCTGTTCGCGCTCGTCCTGGTGACGGTCCTGGCGGAGGACGCCGTCCTCTCCTACGGCACGCTCTTCCCGCTCGGCGTCATCGCCCTGTCCTTCGTGCCCCTGGCGGGATACACCGGGCAGATCTCCCTGTGCCAGCTGTCCATCGCCGGCATCGGCGCCGTGGTGTGGGGACACCTCGGCGCGCACGGCGAGCTGTGGGCGCTGCCCGCCGCCATGCTGGTCACCGCGGCCGTCGGCGCGCTGATCGCGCTGCCCGCCCTGCGCCTGTCGGGCATCTACCTCGCGCTCGGCACCGCCGCGTTCGCCGTCGTCCTCGACCGCTGGATCTTCACCTTGCCCGCCTTCGAGGTGCTGGGTGTGCGCGTCATCTTCTTCGACCAGGGTTCGGTGACCGTCACCGGCCCGGACCTGTTCGGCCTGCACCTCACCTCACCGGCCCAGCTGCTGGTGTTCTCCGCCGTCTGTCTCGCGCTCGTCTCGGTCGGCGTCGCCACACTGCGCCGGGGCCGGTTCGGCCGCCGACTGATCGCGCTGCGCGACAGCGAGGCCGCCTACGCCACCCTCGGCGGACGGCTCCTCGTCACCAAGACAGCCGTCTTCGCCCTGTCCGCCGGGATCGCGGGACTGGGCGGTGCCCTGTACGGCATGCAGCTGCAGACCGTCACCGCCGACCAGTTCAACCTCGTCGCCGGGCTGCCGATCTTCCTGATCGCGGTCATCGGCGGCCTCGGCGCGGTGGGCACGGGGCTGTTCACCGGCATCGCCTTCGTCCTGTCGGCGCAGCTTATGAGCGGCCTCGGCTCCTGGGTGCACGACGTGACCGCCCTGCTCGTCGCCCTCGCGGGCATGGGACTCGCGCACAACCCCAGCGGTGTCCTGGCCCGGATGCGCGCCGAATGGGCGCCACTGGGACGCAACCGGCCGCTGCTGAGCGGGCTGCTCGGCGTCCTCGGCGTGTGCTGGCTGCTCGCGGCCCTCGACGTGGCGAACGGATGGCTGCTCCTCGCGATCGCCCTCGTCACGGCCCTTTTGCTGCGCGTCCGCGCCGCCGCCGCACAGCGGCCGCCCACCGACATCCCGCCCGAGTGGTGGGGAGTACGCCGCCCCTGGCGGGCCGAGGACGGGGAGGTGCTGAGCCGTGCCACCACTGTTGCGGGCTGA
- a CDS encoding ABC transporter ATP-binding protein: MNGPLLQLDGIRAAHGGITVLHGVDLAVEEGQVVALLGPNGAGKTTLLSVAAGVHPPSAGRLLLGGRDATGIHPRALARAGVCLVPQGRGVFPNLSVRDNLRMMTFTGRTHEEIEEIAYARFPVLGTRRAQPAGTLSGGEQQMLALARGLATDPAVLLLDELSMGLAPLVVAELYELVAGIARQGVAVLVVEQFAAAVLKIADHAAVVVGGRIQWQGQPNGSLHAELSSYYLGSPI, translated from the coding sequence ATGAACGGACCGCTGCTGCAGCTGGACGGCATCCGCGCCGCCCACGGCGGCATCACCGTGCTGCACGGCGTGGACCTGGCCGTCGAGGAGGGCCAAGTGGTTGCCCTCCTCGGCCCCAACGGCGCCGGTAAGACCACCCTGCTGTCGGTCGCCGCCGGTGTGCACCCGCCCAGCGCCGGCCGGTTGCTGCTCGGTGGCCGGGACGCCACGGGCATCCACCCGCGCGCCCTCGCCCGCGCCGGCGTGTGCCTGGTGCCCCAGGGCCGTGGTGTCTTCCCCAACCTGTCCGTGCGCGACAACCTCCGGATGATGACCTTCACGGGCCGCACCCACGAAGAGATCGAGGAGATCGCCTACGCCCGCTTCCCCGTCCTGGGCACCCGGCGCGCCCAGCCCGCGGGCACCCTCTCCGGCGGCGAGCAGCAGATGCTCGCCCTCGCCCGCGGCCTCGCCACCGACCCCGCCGTCCTGCTCCTCGACGAACTCTCCATGGGGCTCGCCCCGCTGGTCGTCGCCGAACTCTACGAACTCGTCGCCGGCATCGCCCGGCAGGGCGTCGCCGTGCTCGTCGTCGAGCAGTTCGCCGCCGCCGTGCTCAAGATCGCCGACCACGCCGCCGTCGTCGTAGGCGGCCGAATCCAGTGGCAGGGGCAACCCAACGGCTCCCTGCACGCCGAACTCTCCTCCTACTACCTGGGGAGCCCGATATGA
- a CDS encoding amidohydrolase family protein: MDRDDMILISVDDHIIEPPDLFANHLPARYKKDAPRLVHREDGSDVWQFRDARIGNAALNAVAGRPKEEYGMEPQGLDEIRPGCYDVDERVADMNAGGVLAQLNFPSFPGFSARLFATEDSDFSMALVRAYNDWHIDEWCAAHPGRFIPMALPAIWDAGLCAQEIRRVAEKGCHALTFPENPVPLGYPSFHSEYWDPVWRALTDCGTVMNLHIGSSGRLAITAPDAPPDVMITLQPINLVQAAADLMWSRVLKEYPAIRIGLSEGGTGWIPYFLDRLDRTYEMHATWTLQDFGGKVPSEIFREHFLTCFISDPIGVRLRHDIGIDNICWEADYPHSDSMWPNAPEELHEVLTANSVPDDDINKMTHENAMRWYSFDPFAHVPREQATVGALRRAAGDHDVSVKSRSRQVVTPAEKLAVYRKKAEAALAAAQPK, from the coding sequence ATGGACCGCGATGACATGATCCTCATCAGCGTCGACGACCACATCATCGAACCGCCCGACCTGTTCGCCAACCACCTGCCGGCCCGCTACAAGAAGGACGCGCCGCGGCTGGTGCACCGCGAGGACGGCAGCGACGTCTGGCAGTTCCGGGACGCCAGGATCGGCAACGCCGCGCTCAACGCGGTCGCGGGCCGTCCCAAGGAGGAGTACGGCATGGAGCCCCAGGGCCTGGACGAGATCAGGCCCGGCTGCTACGACGTCGACGAACGCGTCGCCGACATGAACGCCGGTGGTGTCCTCGCCCAGCTGAACTTCCCCTCCTTCCCCGGCTTCTCCGCCCGGCTGTTCGCCACCGAGGACTCCGACTTCTCGATGGCCCTGGTGCGCGCCTACAACGACTGGCACATCGACGAGTGGTGCGCCGCCCACCCCGGCCGTTTCATCCCCATGGCCCTCCCGGCCATCTGGGACGCCGGGCTGTGCGCCCAGGAGATCCGGCGCGTCGCCGAGAAGGGCTGTCACGCCCTCACCTTCCCGGAGAACCCGGTCCCGCTCGGCTACCCGAGCTTCCACTCCGAGTACTGGGATCCGGTATGGCGGGCGCTGACCGACTGCGGCACGGTGATGAACCTGCACATCGGCTCCTCCGGCCGCCTCGCCATCACCGCGCCCGACGCCCCGCCGGACGTGATGATCACCCTCCAGCCCATCAACCTCGTCCAGGCGGCGGCCGACCTGATGTGGTCCCGCGTCCTCAAGGAGTACCCGGCCATCAGGATCGGGTTGTCGGAGGGCGGCACCGGCTGGATTCCCTACTTCCTGGACCGGCTGGATCGCACCTACGAGATGCACGCCACCTGGACGCTCCAGGACTTCGGCGGCAAGGTCCCCTCGGAGATCTTCCGCGAGCACTTCCTGACCTGCTTCATCAGCGACCCGATCGGGGTGAGGCTCCGCCACGACATCGGCATCGACAACATCTGCTGGGAGGCCGACTACCCGCACAGCGACTCGATGTGGCCCAACGCCCCCGAGGAGCTCCACGAGGTGCTGACCGCCAACTCCGTGCCGGACGACGACATCAACAAGATGACGCACGAGAACGCCATGCGCTGGTACTCCTTCGACCCGTTCGCCCACGTTCCCCGCGAACAGGCGACCGTGGGAGCCCTGCGCAGGGCCGCGGGCGACCACGACGTGTCCGTGAAGTCCCGCAGCCGTCAGGTCGTCACCCCCGCCGAGAAACTCGCCGTCTACCGCAAGAAGGCCGAGGCGGCGCTCGCCGCAGCGCAGCCGAAGTGA